DNA from Ziziphus jujuba cultivar Dongzao chromosome 2, ASM3175591v1:
ctcctgcctctccccctatctcgaccacctttttgctgtcttcctctctctgtgacgagggcatgtgactgatccatgccaatgtcctttctcctggcctcttcattaaatagggcatccttaaccatagacatagtaagtttgccattcggggccgaattgctgagagagactaccaatgtctcccaactgtctggaagagagcttagaagtaggagggcttgatcctcatcccctagttgataatccatagcagatagttgatttaccaagctctggaactcactggtatgctcggctacagaagttccactctgtaattttaaatttaccaatcgcttaagcaacagggctttgttccgagcagtcttggcctggtatatgtcctccaattttgtccagagggcatatgcatccgtttccttcgctacatgatggaagacaccgTGATtgatccattgcctgatttgaccgatcgttttcttgtttaatttcttccattctgctactttgctgggatcggggttttctcctttagcttctataggatcaaacagatccttacaattgaggagatcttccatccgaggtctccaaagtgtataatttgtggcagtgagcttaaccatagctcccgaagatgattcttccattgacattatggcttgaccaaaaatggagctgaatttggcaaaacggagttaaccgttgcgtccggaacggccgaaaatggtggacttgactcttccggggtcaaaatataattaccagaaattttggggcaaatatgtaattttacaaaacttctgggtcaacctgtaaatacagaaactacaggggtcaatttgtaatttcaaacaattcaggggctgttccgtaatttcaaaAACTTCTGATGACATGGCAGATTGtgttgacgtgtcaacacgtggcagatgacgtgttaGATGACatggctgacgacgtgtcggattgcgtggcagatgacgtggctgggtgcgctgacgtgtctgctgacgtggtcgtcttcaacctccagacggcgcgtgcggcgcgtgaggCGCGTGAACTGTTGCAGAAAACTTCAGGTGGCGCGTGCAGGCGCGTGAGACGCTGcgtttctctccggcgaacttcgttgttctcttctcgtcgggtactttcacctggtattgtcaaattaattatgtgAGCAACTTTttgaaacaccaacttgaagaacagtagctctgtttcttcaaattttgaacccaagctctcgacctggagctctgataccacttgttgtggttcttcgaccactttagagaagaaatatgagaagaaaaagaaaaaagaattctattactctcttggaaatagaatacaaaaatacaaaaaacttctctcttggattctcacgtggaacctatctctctacactctcaaattctctctggaattgctgactcttctctcaagctctctctggaacttaaacactcactctttcggagttttctttcaatattcctcacttgggataatattgagcttgctctcatggcttggcttgcatacaacgggatggagcctatttataggcttacaaggtcggttgcatggccacaatcttcaacagcctctgacagtagcccacaattgttgaacaatccattttcgatgcagcaatggccattgtcataAATGGTGgttgtcggtgcagtggtgtcaaaaatggtggctgagCATTCTTCACACTGttggtgcagtggtggtgcggctggacttcacagcaAGGTATGTGCCATGAAGCTAGCTGTTTCCTGTCAATTTTGCATTTGCAACATATTTACACATTTACATCAAGGATGACATCAATTAGTGattcaaaactaaaaacatataattGGCCAAGTGATGAcccttacacacacacacacacacacacgtgtgtatatgtatatatatataagggaatTCTTAGGTCACGACCTTCCTTCTCAACCTTTTTGGACCACTTTAAGAGAAGGAATTTAAATAAAGATTCATCTAAGAATTATATGAGTCAATACATGATTGACTTTGTCTtcctaaagttttaattttatactAAACTCATAAACCACACATACATCTTTAAACCACAGTCATCGCGTCCACCTTATATTGGGAATCTTCTGGTGTGGCAAGTGACATCCATGTCACATGCATGTCAACCTGATTCTCACCATGTTCCCAACAAATcataattctatatatatacacatttatagTTGTCCATAAATGTTCTTCTTGTTTAATATAACAGActttaaacaatttgaaaatcatCGACCTGAGCTGTTCGAGGAATTTTAGTGAGTTTGAAGACTTCTCGGTGGTTCCATAATTAGAGAGGTTGAATCTTGAAGGTTGTACAAAACTATCTAAGATTGACCCTTCTATAACAGTTCTTAAAAAGCTTATTGAACTGAACCTGAAAGATTGCACGAGTCTTGAAGAGTTCCCAAAGAGTATAAAAGGTTTGAACTCCCTCATAACTCTAAATCTTTATGGTTGTTCGAAGCTTTGCAAATTACCAGAAGACTTCGGGGATCTACAGAATTTGATTGTGCTTGATGTGAGAAAAAGTGGCATGATATACCTTCCATCTTCCGTCTTTCATATTGAAAAGCTTCAAACACTATCTTGTAGTGATGAAGTTGCAAAATCAATTCTCAGGGAAAACATAATGAATCCCACATCTGTCAAGTGTTTCTTGCCGAGacgtttttgttcttttaaagaGCTGGATCTAAGTGATTGCAAACTTTCAGATGAAGCATTTCCTCAATATTTTGGTGTCTTCGtttctctggaaaaattaaatctcaGTAGAAACCCTTTTTCTGTTCTACCTCAAAAGTATAAAGAAACTATCCAACCTTACACATCTTAATTTGGAGCATTGTGAAAACCTTACACATTTGGGTCTAAAGCTTCCATCCACCCTAGAAAGTGTAATACTTAATTATTGCACCTCACTGAACTCCTTGGATTCAACATTCAAGCCCTGTCACTTGCAGTGTGTCGACTGCTTTAAGTTGGTACAGAAGCAAGGTAGCCAAAGGACAGTACTTGCACCACTGCAAAGATACTTTCAGGTATCTCTACATATCTCTCTCTATAAAACCGTTCCCCTCAAAATTATATTCCCATATAAATACTAATATTATGGTTCTCAATCATTTATTGGAACCCACTAATCGAAGCAGAGATTTTGACATTATTCTTCTGGGAAGTGAAATCCCAGCTTGGTTCAAGACAAAATCTTCAGTGCCATCATCAATAAGTATAGAAATAGATGCAAATTGGTACAAAAATGAAAAGTGGATAGGTTTCGCTATCTCTGTCTGCTTGCATGCCAATTCCTCCATGGgtgataattttaaatatgttgtCAGATGTTGTAGCAAAGTAGCCAAAAGTTGTAGAATCATGCATTCTATTCGGAAAATTAAAAGCAGAAGCTCAGATCATCTGTGGCTATTCTATTTGCATCGTGATTCCATCAATTCAGACTGGCTGCACAAGACTCGTGGCAACCTTGGTTTTCATTTTCTGCTTATAATGGAAACGTGGAGGACAAGTCATGCTGTGGACCATGCGGTCTTCGTTTGGTGTATGACAATGACATCGAAGAGCTCAACCAAATTTCCAACAACTTCAACGAAACTGATCCTCATCAAGAAGATTTACACTCCCCTCCTTCCATCaggtaaatattaattaaaagatCTTTTTTCTTACCGttcaaggaaaaaagaagaaggtaatattaaataaatataaatggcgttttatatttaaaaattttggaaataaacTTTTTAACCTACTTCTCTACAAAAGTTGAGGCTTGAGGTTTCATCTAAGAAAAGTTTAACAAAGTCGCACAAGCCTCTTCTAAACCCTttagaattttcaaatttagccAATATGAGACTTAGCTAGGTTCATACAACCCATGACTCCCAACAAACACAACAcaacatatacacatatatatagtaatgATATATCGCGAACTTGTTCCCAGCATAATGTGGAAATGTGTCGTGTCAAACACTAGGAATGccattttaattaatgatttaatacTAAAACCCTAGTTAGGCAAATAGCAATCTCTTAGCACTTGCCACTTTACTAGGTGCCTAACGGGAACTATACTCCTAAAAGATTATTACTTTATATTTCTGTTGGTGATGCTCATGGGTATACTACCCGAATGACATGTAATTGATTAGTCCTCCAACATAAGATGAGCAACATTGCCTGgtagaataaaatttatatattgggcATTGTAGGTGCTTGTAGAAAATTTTgtgcataaacatatatatatatatatatatattatatacatatattatagtCATATATAACATAACTCTGTACAAGACAAGTGTTTTTGTTCCTTTGACAGTATTTACCACTACCtattgatgcaagaaggaaacAACCTTTGAAAACTTATCagagaagaggaaaaacagATTCTAAGGCCCAAACATTAATTTGGCATGATCTAGAACAAGATGAGCTTATTTGGGATCTTTAAGGATTTTAGTAGATTAATTTAATTCCCTATTTTTAAttagagtattttattatttaattaggtttcctattattttcagtttcttaatgttattagtttccttatttaactaggtttcctattattttagtttcctaatgttattagatgattttaatataactagggttctttgtaattcttggagttaatcaatattacaagaattttatgagattattttctctggttttgtgtgatgcctagggttttgggagtaattcctaaaatcaatctagtgtgatactagaatcctatctatttcttttttattttctttctttccctatcTGTCCTACATCACCTATAGGCCAAAGTTGATGTATTGTCAATTTAGGGCATCACTAGTTGTAGAaggttttatctttttattgttCTTCATCTTTCTTTGGTATATATACTAATTGCTATGCACCAAACTCTCTCTTCCTCTTCATTGTTTTCCAACATATCCACCATCATATTTAATAGGTCAGCCCTCCATTGTTTTTACTTTCTTGTTTATTATTCAGTActtgttttaattatattgcTCTGATTTTTTCTTTCGTTTGTTAGACTTACtgagattttattaatttgatatggaattttattttctaaagggTGGAAAATATGATCAGTCCCGGTGTTGGCAAGGGTGTCTTATCAGGTCATGATCCTTCATCCTTAACAAAATTGGATTTAAGTAGCCGTAATCTCACAGATGAACCATTTCCTGAAGATTTTGGGTGCTTAGTTTCTCTAGAAGATTTAAATCTCAGCAAGAACCCTTTTAATGTCCTACCTCCCAGTATCAAAAATCTATCCAAGCTTAAATATCTTAATCTGGAATATTGTACAAGCTTAAAATGTCTGGGGCTAGAGCTTCCATCTAGCCTGGAAACAACATTGGTAAATTATTGTACCTCACTAAACTCATTCTTGGATCCATTAAACCCATGTCATTTGCGGTGTTCAGCATTTTGTGTGGACTCCTCTGAGTTGGTAAAGAGGCAAGACAGCTTTAACAACGCTGAAAAGATATCTTCAGGTCTCTCTACTctctatatctctctctctctcttacttacTGTATTATCATAAACATGCTACAAAGGTAGGCTTATGTTGGGTTCCTAAAAAAGGTTCTGCATAAGTTTTGGTAATGTCCatcaactaaatatattaaagaCCAAGGCAAAGTTGGTAGAATGCACTCGCACTCTTGGATGCTGACTGATAAAGAGTTACAAGAGTTGCAACTTTTAGAATAAAATGgtccaattatattatattattaattactgaACACAGTGGTTGTTTATTAATGTTGCAGGAGTCCCCAGATGGAAGCTTATGTTTTGACATTGTTCTTCCTGGAAGTAAGATCCCAGAATGGTTTTCCCATCTAGATGGTGGGGGATCGATAAGGACAAAGTTATTTCCAAATTGGTGCACCAGTGAGTGGATGGGTTTTGCTGTTTTTGTGTTGTTTCCGGCTAAACCTTCATCCTATGATTTATTTTGTCATATACAAGCCTTTGGTTATGATTTTGAAGCCACCCTGAAACATTTTGCAAATATGGGAAGCTCAGATGATCACCACCTTTGGCTATTCTATCTGTCTCGTGATTACTTCCCTAAAGAGTGGCTGCAGAATAGAGCCGGCATCATtgagttttcattttcttaCCAATTGTGTAATTTCGTGTGTGGTGTTCGTTTGGTATATAAGAAAGATACAAAAAATTTACATCAATTTATTACCAGCCAATGAATCTCGTTATGGTGATTGCTAAGACGTGCTTTCCTCACCCTCAGAGAGGTaagatatatatgtacatatatatgtgtgtgtgtgtgtgcgcgtgcATGCGTGTGTGTGCATAGACAATTTTTCAGAATGTGTCAAATTTATTCCATAAGGATTGATGCTTGTGTATTTATCTATGGAATTAGATTTTAATATGATCATTCTCATTTAACATGATTACccatcaaatttataaaatacataCTAAGAGGTCTAGAATTGGAAACTTTGAAACTCTCTTTTGTCTCAAAATTGCGTGTGTGTATTGATAAAAGCATACAGACAACtttaatacatataatataataatataatggtAAAAGTTTGGCCTTGATTCTGGTTTACATAAAAGCTTGAgcattttgtaaaaaaattgttGTCTTGAATAGAAGATAAAagctctctttttttatttttttattttttgtggtaCTTGTTAGCTTTTAATTTATCtaaataattttacttttctttttgagATGATTTTGATATACATATGAAAGCTTCTTCTACCATGAATATATTGTGTTTTAACTTGTTTTAGTTAGTCTcattgagattttatttttatctgtgAAATTTTATTCTGTAAAAGATTAGAAGAGAGTCACAAGTTTAGCTCAAGAGATAAGTGGGCTATGATAGGATCCGCCCCAGGAACCCTCTCTGGACCTCcgggtgatcccgccta
Protein-coding regions in this window:
- the LOC112489625 gene encoding uncharacterized protein LOC112489625; protein product: MISPGVGKGVLSGHDPSSLTKLDLSSRNLTDEPFPEDFGCLVSLEDLNLSKNPFNVLPPSIKNLSKLKYLNLEYCTSLKCLGLELPSSLETTLVNYCTSLNSFLDPLNPCHLRCSAFCVDSSELVKRQDSFNNAEKISSGVPRWKLMF